A region of the Aethina tumida isolate Nest 87 chromosome 3, icAetTumi1.1, whole genome shotgun sequence genome:
GTGATCTCAAGGCTGCAGTAATTCTGGGTGGTGATTCAATGGATGATCAATTTTCTGCCATCCATGGAAATCCAGATATAATTGTTGCAACTCCTGGCCGTTTCTTGCATGTATGTGTTGAAATGGAATTGAAGTTGAACAGTATAGAATATATAGTATTTGATGAAGCCGACAGATTATTTGAAATGGGATTAGGAGAACAGCTTACAGAAATAGTGGGGCGATTGCCAGATGCCAGACAAACTGTTATGTTTTCTGCAACTCTACCAAAGGTCTTAGTAGACTTCGCAAAAGCAGGTTTAAGCGATCCAGTGCTTCTTAGGTATGAATacatatctttaaaaaaatataatttctgacaatatttattttatagattggATGTGGAATCAAAGTTGCCTTCAACTTTACAACTGTGGTATTTTCCAGTCAGACCAGAGGAAAAATTAGCTGCACTATTGGTTCTGCTTAAATCACACATTGACAAAAAACAACAGACAGTGGTTTTTGCTGCTACCAAACATCATGTGGAATATTTACATGTGGtgagtaaatttttacaataaacatgAACCATCACTTtagtaaactttaaatttaagattttggataaatttggtataagcaacacttatatttattcaaacttGGACCCCTCCGCCCGCAAAATCCACGCAGCGAAATTCAGTACAGGAAAAGTTAAAGTTCTTGTTGTAACAGATGTTGCTGCAAGAGGTATAGATATACCTCAATTGGACAACgtgattaattacaatttcccTGCTAAACCCAAATTGTTTGTGCACAGAGTTGGTaatgaaatactttttaaacaatctttattatatattaaatataatttgcgtTTTAGGTCGTTGTGCCAGAGCTGGAAGAGATGGTACTGCTTTCTCACTGGTTACACCTGATGAATATGCATATCTAGTCGATTTGTATCTATTTCTTGGACGACCTCTCGACATTGCAACTGAGAAAAATAAACAGGGATCCATAGGAAAAATTCCGCAATCCTTGATAGAAGAACAGCACAGTTCCCTTGTCACACTTCATGATAATCAAATTGATTTGGTGCgtgttttatgttataatcacttttgaatatttttgtatgattatgaacttattttagaaaaatattgatataaactATATCTCCCACAATATTAACAagctaaatattttgttttttcaggTTAGTATGAGGAAGGTCACAGAAAATGGATATCAGCAATACTTAAGATCTAGACCACCAGCATCAAGTGACAGTAACAAAAGAATAAAAGAACTTCCAATATCCACATGCTATATTCATCATCTGTTCAAGTCTAGTGAATTTGAAAGTGAATGTGAAAGGGAAAGTCTTTtggataaaatgaaaaattatagacCTCAAGGAGTAAGTCGGAAATCCTAAACATTGTGTTTTTCtaagaattataatttgcagacaatatttgaaatctgtggtaaaaataaatctcaagaatatttaacaatgaaaGAAAAACGAGCAGTGCACAAGGATAAAATAGCAGATCATCATCAGAAAGttgagaagaaaaaaattgaaattgaatctGCCTTAACTACCcatgaaacaaatttacagAGCAGTAATCAGGAAGACATACaagaaacatttcaaaaagttGTGGTTcccaaaaaaagaaaaattgatgatttgTATAAACCTAAAAACAAAAAGCAGAAAGTtaaagatgaaaattatattccatATGCTCCTAAGGATCAACATACAGAAGAAGGGTATATTTAATGTAGATTCATTATACATTTAtgctaatttgaattaattacagaTTGGCAATTAATAGTTTTGTCAAAGAAGCAAACAGAGTGCAAATGGACATAACTGGGGATTCTGAAGAAACTATGAGGATTgcaaaacaaactaaaaagtGGGATAGAGTAAAGAAAAAGATGGTTGGAGTGCCTGTAAgttaactttattatcttatgtttaaattattaagtttatgtatgtatgtctAGGATCCCAAAGCAGGAAAAATTAAGACAGAATCTGGAGTGTGGATTCCCGCTACCTTCAAAAGTAATCGCTACGCGCAATGGAAAGAAAAGACAAAAGTGGATAATGAGGATAACAATGATGATGAGGAAGAGGATAATACACCTCAAAATGTTACAAAAGGACGTCCAAACACTCACTGGGCTAGACATAATGAAAAGATAAAGTTGAAACAAAGGAAGTCTGAGATGAAGAGTACAGACCAAATTCTGAAGGCCAGACAGATTGCTGAAAAGAAAAAGCAAAGACAGAAAGGCAAAAAAGGCAGAGGTAAAGGTAAAGGGAAGAGACCTAGAAAATAGAATgtatataaagtattttataaaataaatttattattcattttgcctacagtttttttttaattacacattgaactttaatttaagtaagtcCTGCCATGAAGCAGCTGAAATATGTATATCACCATTGATGCAGTGTATAGTTACTTTAGGTTTTAAAATACCAGCATcattactgaaaatatataaattttgctttttattgacactttgcatatttttatcaattgtaACATTTCTGGCTTGTATCTCAAACATGCAAGATTTCTGACAGTCTTCTGCAATTTGTAAATGAAGATTACCTATATCTATTTTCAGAAAAGAATCTTCTGTGATTCttgataattgtaaattagctTCAACAGTGCCTAAATCAGCAAATAACATTCCATCAAAACCAGCTGAaactatttatgttaattaaatattgaatgtgaT
Encoded here:
- the LOC109594934 gene encoding ATP-dependent RNA helicase DDX54, whose protein sequence is MQDLPGFADPNTAVDIDPDDEPVKKKGPKKSGGFQSMNLSFNLIRGITKRGYKQPTPIQRKTIPLILEGRDVVAMARTGSGKTACFLIPMFEKLKIRSAKAGARALILSPTRELALQTLKFIKELGRFCDLKAAVILGGDSMDDQFSAIHGNPDIIVATPGRFLHVCVEMELKLNSIEYIVFDEADRLFEMGLGEQLTEIVGRLPDARQTVMFSATLPKVLVDFAKAGLSDPVLLRLDVESKLPSTLQLWYFPVRPEEKLAALLVLLKSHIDKKQQTVVFAATKHHVEYLHVILDKFGISNTYIYSNLDPSARKIHAAKFSTGKVKVLVVTDVAARGIDIPQLDNVINYNFPAKPKLFVHRVGRCARAGRDGTAFSLVTPDEYAYLVDLYLFLGRPLDIATEKNKQGSIGKIPQSLIEEQHSSLVTLHDNQIDLVSMRKVTENGYQQYLRSRPPASSDSNKRIKELPISTCYIHHLFKSSEFESECERESLLDKMKNYRPQGTIFEICGKNKSQEYLTMKEKRAVHKDKIADHHQKVEKKKIEIESALTTHETNLQSSNQEDIQETFQKVVVPKKRKIDDLYKPKNKKQKVKDENYIPYAPKDQHTEEGLAINSFVKEANRVQMDITGDSEETMRIAKQTKKWDRVKKKMVGVPDPKAGKIKTESGVWIPATFKSNRYAQWKEKTKVDNEDNNDDEEEDNTPQNVTKGRPNTHWARHNEKIKLKQRKSEMKSTDQILKARQIAEKKKQRQKGKKGRGKGKGKRPRK